A genome region from Anopheles stephensi strain Indian chromosome 2, UCI_ANSTEP_V1.0, whole genome shotgun sequence includes the following:
- the LOC118503650 gene encoding axin isoform X2, protein MNQQYFHQKFDDFHSSGPRPPVPGEESRRKMTEASHSDRTRDGSPPAYVRWAQKLAYLLEDGDGAELFKRYVELEGEEPSNRLKFYFACEGLKQQTDSDKVTQLIGAIYRRFLKKAQPGSELYVNESLRNFIKAGLKNELELTPDIFDQMQADVANIIAETTYPHFLQSDLYLQYVQNMQSSSSSSSVIGSGSNCSLAAAVPSTSGGAGSSLAGTSHGGAGGSSGSAGARASCSLTSSSSTSELFLHSSSALPTVHEDAELANADSIEQLYGATGPGLDSHMGLVAPPLVPPSATASSSNTKVPMTLTKDALMATQKRRLEMRPPGDGRPHSQRKHHHHHHSSMERRMMRENALTNEEVDTFSIIPRTHRHTQKQPPPTEFAKILINKLECVAREREKDEVLCKKMQEAELTDRSQNKVLADAIRQKLQVDDDNDQDILDQHVSRVWSDLTPSRSPGTMSPCPPNVVSSRSRRHELAGFGAQSSMRHSKSMPEGHPLMGPPMQPPMPMQMSSGSRKLNNKWPSVNTDSGISLFSTDTLTKHGSSGSASRGELSLGSSSRPLSRNMHDIHTATLLQESSRRLEDETRRSKRYQYPPSAIQSMPLPPVPMSSSSGGFSSNLPPAMPPPPIPAKPLQAPNEFTIVVYSFCDEEVPYRIKIPGTQPPTLKQFKDYLPKKGNYRFFFKTRCEDLDNPVIQEEVNSDSEPLPLFEGKVMGTVKPSE, encoded by the exons ATGAATCAGCAGTATTTTCATCAAAAGTTTGATGACTTTCACAGCAGTGGCCCGAGACCACCCGTTCCCGGAGAGGAAAGCCGCCGAAAG ATGACAGAAGCGTCACATTCGGACCGAACTCGGGACGGTTCGCCCCCGGCATACGTTCGCTGGGCACAGAAGCTTGCGTACCTGCTGGAAGATGGCGACGGAGCCGAGCTGTTCAAGCGCTACGTCGAGCTGGAGGGCGAGGAGCCTTCGAATCGGCTTAAATTTTACTTTGCCTGCGAGGGTCTTAAGCAGCAAACCGATTCGGACAAGGTAACGCAACTGATCGGAGCCATCTACCGGCGCTTTCTCAAAAAGGCGCAGCCCGGCTCGGAGCTGTACGTGAACGAATCGCTGCGCAACTTCATTAAGGCAGGGCTAAAGAATGAGCTGGAACTTACGCCGGACATCTTCGATCAGATGCAGGCGGACGTGGCAAACATTATTGCCGAAACGACCTATCCGCACTTTCTGCAGTCCGACCTGTACCTGCAGTATGTGCAGAACATGCAGAGTtcgagcagtagcagcagtgtgATTGGTAGCGGCAGTAACTGCAGCCTGGCAGCGGCAGTGCCTTCAACGAGCGGTGGAGCCGGCTCGTCGCTGGCCGGTACCTCgcatggtggtgctggtggcagTAGTGGCAGTGCCGGGGCGCGTGCCTCCTGCTCACTTACGAGCAGCAGTTCCACGTCCGAGCTGTTTCTGCACAGTTCGTCCGCCTTGCCAACGGTGCACGAGGATGCAGAGCTGGCGAATGCCGACTCGATCgagcagctgtacggtgctACCGGTCCGGGGTTGGACAGCCATATGGGGCTGGTGGCACCACCGCTTGTACCACCTAGCGCCACCGCTTCGTCATCCAACACGAAGGTACCGATGACGCTTACAAAGGACGCACTGATGGCTACGCAGAAACGCCGGCTAGAGATGAGACCACCTGG TGATGGGCGACCACATTCACAGCGcaaacatcaccaccatcaccattcgTCCATGGAGCGAAGAATGATGCGTGAAAATGCCTTAACCAACGAAGAAGTCGATACGTTTTCG ATCATCCCTCGAACCCATCGGCACACGCAGAAGCAGCCACCGCCAACGGAGTTTGCCAAAATTCTTATCAACAAGCTAGAGTGTGTAGCCCGCGAGCGGGAAAAGGATGAAGTGTTGTGTAAAAAGATGCAGGAG GCCGAGCTAACCGACCGTTCGCAGAATAAGGTGCTCGCGGACGCGATCCGACAGAAGCTGCAGGTGGACGACGATAACGATCAGGATATTCTTGATCAACATGTATCGAGGGTATGGTCGGATCTGACGCCAAGTCGATCACCGGGCACAATGTCACCCTGTCCACCGAACGTGGTCAGTTCTCGGTCGCGCCGTCACGAGCTGGCCGGATTTGGAG CACAATCTTCGATGCGTCATTCAAAATCGATGCCTGAAGGACATCCGCTCATGGGACCACCGATGCAACCACCGATGCCAATGCAAATGTCTTCCGGCTCACGCAAGCTGAACAACAAATGGCCCTCCGTCAATACGGACAGTGGGATCAGCCTGTTTTCGACCGACACGCTGACGAAGCACGGCAGCAGCGGTAGCGCTAGCCGGGGAGAGCTCAGTCTCGGCAGCAGTTCGCGCCCATTGTCGCGTAACATGCACGACATCCACACGGCAACACTGCTGCAAGAATCGAGCCGCCGGCTGGAAGATGAAACGCGACG CTCGAAGCGATATCAGTACCCGCCTAGTGCAATACAAAGCATGCCCTTGCCCCCGGTACCGATGTCGTCGTCCTCGGGCGGTTTCAGTAGCAACCTTCCGCCGGCCATGCCTCCACCGCCAATACCTGCCAAACCGCTGCAAGCCCCGAACGAGTTCACCATCGTGGTGTACTCGTTCTGCGACGAGGAAGTCCCGTACCGGATAAAGATACCCGGTACGCAACCACCGACGCTCAAACAATTCAAGGATTATCTGCCGAAAAAGGGAAACTATCG ATTCTTCTTCAAAACGCGCTGCGAGGACCTGGACAATCCTGTCATTCAGGAGGAAGTGAACAGCGACAGTGAACCGTTGCCACTGTTTGAGGGCAAAGTGATGGGCACCGTGAAACCTTCGGAGTAG
- the LOC118503650 gene encoding axin isoform X1 gives MNQQYFHQKFDDFHSSGPRPPVPGEESRRKMTEASHSDRTRDGSPPAYVRWAQKLAYLLEDGDGAELFKRYVELEGEEPSNRLKFYFACEGLKQQTDSDKVTQLIGAIYRRFLKKAQPGSELYVNESLRNFIKAGLKNELELTPDIFDQMQADVANIIAETTYPHFLQSDLYLQYVQNMQSSSSSSSVIGSGSNCSLAAAVPSTSGGAGSSLAGTSHGGAGGSSGSAGARASCSLTSSSSTSELFLHSSSALPTVHEDAELANADSIEQLYGATGPGLDSHMGLVAPPLVPPSATASSSNTKVPMTLTKDALMATQKRRLEMRPPGPRGYSVYTNYASYNPVSRRDSELASLSSGRTDSDTMSLSSISTDGRPHSQRKHHHHHHSSMERRMMRENALTNEEVDTFSIIPRTHRHTQKQPPPTEFAKILINKLECVAREREKDEVLCKKMQEAELTDRSQNKVLADAIRQKLQVDDDNDQDILDQHVSRVWSDLTPSRSPGTMSPCPPNVVSSRSRRHELAGFGAQSSMRHSKSMPEGHPLMGPPMQPPMPMQMSSGSRKLNNKWPSVNTDSGISLFSTDTLTKHGSSGSASRGELSLGSSSRPLSRNMHDIHTATLLQESSRRLEDETRRSKRYQYPPSAIQSMPLPPVPMSSSSGGFSSNLPPAMPPPPIPAKPLQAPNEFTIVVYSFCDEEVPYRIKIPGTQPPTLKQFKDYLPKKGNYRFFFKTRCEDLDNPVIQEEVNSDSEPLPLFEGKVMGTVKPSE, from the exons ATGAATCAGCAGTATTTTCATCAAAAGTTTGATGACTTTCACAGCAGTGGCCCGAGACCACCCGTTCCCGGAGAGGAAAGCCGCCGAAAG ATGACAGAAGCGTCACATTCGGACCGAACTCGGGACGGTTCGCCCCCGGCATACGTTCGCTGGGCACAGAAGCTTGCGTACCTGCTGGAAGATGGCGACGGAGCCGAGCTGTTCAAGCGCTACGTCGAGCTGGAGGGCGAGGAGCCTTCGAATCGGCTTAAATTTTACTTTGCCTGCGAGGGTCTTAAGCAGCAAACCGATTCGGACAAGGTAACGCAACTGATCGGAGCCATCTACCGGCGCTTTCTCAAAAAGGCGCAGCCCGGCTCGGAGCTGTACGTGAACGAATCGCTGCGCAACTTCATTAAGGCAGGGCTAAAGAATGAGCTGGAACTTACGCCGGACATCTTCGATCAGATGCAGGCGGACGTGGCAAACATTATTGCCGAAACGACCTATCCGCACTTTCTGCAGTCCGACCTGTACCTGCAGTATGTGCAGAACATGCAGAGTtcgagcagtagcagcagtgtgATTGGTAGCGGCAGTAACTGCAGCCTGGCAGCGGCAGTGCCTTCAACGAGCGGTGGAGCCGGCTCGTCGCTGGCCGGTACCTCgcatggtggtgctggtggcagTAGTGGCAGTGCCGGGGCGCGTGCCTCCTGCTCACTTACGAGCAGCAGTTCCACGTCCGAGCTGTTTCTGCACAGTTCGTCCGCCTTGCCAACGGTGCACGAGGATGCAGAGCTGGCGAATGCCGACTCGATCgagcagctgtacggtgctACCGGTCCGGGGTTGGACAGCCATATGGGGCTGGTGGCACCACCGCTTGTACCACCTAGCGCCACCGCTTCGTCATCCAACACGAAGGTACCGATGACGCTTACAAAGGACGCACTGATGGCTACGCAGAAACGCCGGCTAGAGATGAGACCACCTGG TCCACGCGGATACTCCGTGTACACCAACTATGCATCCTATAATCCGGTATCCCGTCGTGACTCAGAACTGGCCAGTCTGAGCTCCGGCCGTACCGATTCCGATACGATGTCTCTCTCGAGCATATCCAC TGATGGGCGACCACATTCACAGCGcaaacatcaccaccatcaccattcgTCCATGGAGCGAAGAATGATGCGTGAAAATGCCTTAACCAACGAAGAAGTCGATACGTTTTCG ATCATCCCTCGAACCCATCGGCACACGCAGAAGCAGCCACCGCCAACGGAGTTTGCCAAAATTCTTATCAACAAGCTAGAGTGTGTAGCCCGCGAGCGGGAAAAGGATGAAGTGTTGTGTAAAAAGATGCAGGAG GCCGAGCTAACCGACCGTTCGCAGAATAAGGTGCTCGCGGACGCGATCCGACAGAAGCTGCAGGTGGACGACGATAACGATCAGGATATTCTTGATCAACATGTATCGAGGGTATGGTCGGATCTGACGCCAAGTCGATCACCGGGCACAATGTCACCCTGTCCACCGAACGTGGTCAGTTCTCGGTCGCGCCGTCACGAGCTGGCCGGATTTGGAG CACAATCTTCGATGCGTCATTCAAAATCGATGCCTGAAGGACATCCGCTCATGGGACCACCGATGCAACCACCGATGCCAATGCAAATGTCTTCCGGCTCACGCAAGCTGAACAACAAATGGCCCTCCGTCAATACGGACAGTGGGATCAGCCTGTTTTCGACCGACACGCTGACGAAGCACGGCAGCAGCGGTAGCGCTAGCCGGGGAGAGCTCAGTCTCGGCAGCAGTTCGCGCCCATTGTCGCGTAACATGCACGACATCCACACGGCAACACTGCTGCAAGAATCGAGCCGCCGGCTGGAAGATGAAACGCGACG CTCGAAGCGATATCAGTACCCGCCTAGTGCAATACAAAGCATGCCCTTGCCCCCGGTACCGATGTCGTCGTCCTCGGGCGGTTTCAGTAGCAACCTTCCGCCGGCCATGCCTCCACCGCCAATACCTGCCAAACCGCTGCAAGCCCCGAACGAGTTCACCATCGTGGTGTACTCGTTCTGCGACGAGGAAGTCCCGTACCGGATAAAGATACCCGGTACGCAACCACCGACGCTCAAACAATTCAAGGATTATCTGCCGAAAAAGGGAAACTATCG ATTCTTCTTCAAAACGCGCTGCGAGGACCTGGACAATCCTGTCATTCAGGAGGAAGTGAACAGCGACAGTGAACCGTTGCCACTGTTTGAGGGCAAAGTGATGGGCACCGTGAAACCTTCGGAGTAG
- the LOC118506292 gene encoding 60S ribosomal protein L32, translated as MAVRPAFKPKIVKKRTKKFIRHQSDRYDKLAPNWRRPKGIDNRVRRRFKGQYLMPSIGYGSKQNTRHMLPNGFKKFLVHNVRELEVLMMQNRVYCAEIAHAVSSKKRKAIVERAKQLAIAVTNPNARLRAQEME; from the exons ATGGCCGTACGACCAGCGTTTAAGCCGAAGATTGTGAAGAAGCGGACGAAGAAGTTCATCCGCCACCAGTCGGATCGCTATGACAAGCTCGCG CCTAACTGGCGTCGGCCGAAAGGTATCGACAACCGAGTGCGTCGTCGCTTCAAGGGACAGTACCTGATGCCCAGCATTGGTTACGGTTCGAAGCAAAACACCCGCCATATGCTGCCGAACGGATTCAAGAAATTCCTGGTCCACAACGTCCGCGAGCTGGAGGTGCTGATGATGCAGAACCGTGTGTACTGTGCCGAGATCGCACACGCCGTGTCGTCCAAGAAGCGCAAGGCAATCGTCGAGCGTGCAAAGCAGCTGGCTATCGCCGTCACGAACCCGAACGCCAGACTGCGTGCCCAGGAGATGGAGTAA
- the LOC118506291 gene encoding DNA-directed RNA polymerase II subunit RPB7: MFYHISLEHEILLHPRYFGPQLIETVKQKLYTEVEGTCTGKYGFVIAVTTIDDIGSGTIQPGQGFVVYPVKYKAIVFRPFKGEVLDATVKQVNKVGMFAEIGPLSCFISHHSIPADMQFCPNGAPPCYRAINGESVIAAEDKIRLKIVGTRVDATGIFAIGTLMDDYLGLVGS, translated from the exons atgttttacCAC ATATCCCTGGAACATGAGATTCTGCTTCATCCGCGATATTTCGGACCGCAGCTAATCGAGACGGTTAAACAAAAGCTTTACACGGAGGTTGAAGGGACGTGTACGGGCAAGTACGGGTTCGTGATTGCCGTAACGACGATCGATGATATCGGCTCGGGCACGATACAACCGGGCCAAGGGTTTGTGGTGTACCCGGTCAAGTATAAGGCGATCGTTTTCCGACCATTCAAGGGAGAGGTGCTGGATGCGACCGTGAAGCAGGTGAATAAGGTGGGCATGTTTGCCGAAATTGGCCCCCTTTCCTGCTTCATCTCGCACCACTCCATCCCGGCCGATATGCAGTTCTGTCCAAACGGTGCACCGCCGTGCTATCGGGCAATCAACGGAGAAAGCGTTATAGCGGCGGAAGATAAAATTCGACTGAAAATCGTGGGTACGCGTGTGGACGCGACTGGTATT TTTGCAATCGGAACGCTGATGGACGATTATCTGGGGCTGGTCGGTAGCTAA
- the LOC118506290 gene encoding small G protein signaling modulator 3 homolog, whose translation MSFFGSRDHEGYVGREEHMRKLESANSEDDTDMVELALGGLHIAEGVRPTAGGPFSALTPSMWPQDILTKLGQPDPDEPPNHQPDYRFDEFGFRVEEEDGPEPSSNKLLSIPFIEDPAQRLQWIAHLEFSHNKEATELTWESVDVVLPRTEKLRSMVRAGIPHSLRPQMWMRLSGALQKKLKSETSYQEIVKASSNDQLMTSKQIEKDLLRIMPTNACFSSLNGTGVPRLRRILRGIAWLYPDIGYCQGTGVIAASLLLLLEEEDAFWMMATIVEDLLPASYYSSTLLGIQADQRVMQTLIGNYLSVVDETLKSHDIELSLITLHWFLTLFASVVHMKILLRIWDWFFYDGSIVLFQLTLGLLKIKEPNVKNLENSAQIFNSLSDLPGDIDDVEHLFAVSLDVGGSLSPMVIETHRRRHLAYLMADQGGLVGNPEAASNLPKQQLVRRQMKKSKSMLQTILFGNGTDGDDELKCKNIRTTELLVDLREAILKVARHFLAIEPKLAAHIKLVADYGMDSHAKDHENYINVSRTRSRRAKALHDFERHDDDELGFRKNDIITIVSQKDEHCWVGELNGLRGWFPAKFVELLDERSKQYSCAGDDAISETVTDLVRGTLAPTVKQVLEHGMKRPSFLGGPCHPWLFIEEAATREVEKDFESVYSRLVLCKTYRLDEDGKVLTPEELLYRCVQSVNQSHDAAHAQMDVKLRSLICLGLNEQVLHLWLEALCSCTEIVQKWYQPWSFVYSPGWVQIKCELRLLSQFAFNLNPNWELPAKRETVQSQPLKDGVRDMLVKHHLFSWDL comes from the exons ATGTCATTCTTTGGTTCACGCGACCATGAAGGCTACGTTGGCAGAGAGGAACATATG CGAAAACTCGAGTCGGCCAACTCGGAAGATGATACCGATATGGTGGAACTGGCGCTCGGTGGACTACACATCGCCGAAGGTGTTAGGCCCACGGCGGGTGGTCCCTTTTCCGCCCTTACACCATCGATGTGGCCCCAGGACATACTGACCAAGCTGGGCCAACCGGATCCGGACGAACCGCCAAACCATCAGCCCGACTATCGGTTCGACGAGTTTGGATTTCGGGTCGAGGAAGAGGACGGTCCGGAACCGAGCTCGAACAAGCTGCTGAGCATACCCTTCATCGAAGATCCGGCCCAACGGTTGCAGTGGATCGCTCATCTGGAGTTTTCCCACAACAAGGAAGCGACCGAACTGACGTGGGAAAGCGTTGACGTGGTGCTGCCCCGCACGGAGAAGCTACGCTCGATGGTGCGGGCAGGCATTCCGCACTCGCTGCGACCGCAGATGTGGATGCGTCTGTCCGGTGCGTTGCAGAAGAAGCTAAAGTCGGAAACGAGCTACCAGGAAATCGTGAAAGCATCCTCCAACGATCAGCTGATGACGTCGAAACAGATCGAAAAAGATCTGCTGCGCATCATGCCCACGAACGCTTGCTTTAGTTCGCTGAACGGAACCGGTGTGCCACGGTTGAGACGTATACTGCGTGGGATCGCTTGGCTGTATCCGGATATCGGGTACTGTCAGGGGACGGGCGTGATTGCGGCAtctctgttgctgctgctcgaagAAGAGGACGCATTCTGGATGATGGCAACGATCGTGGAGGACCTGCTGCCGGCCTCCTACTACTCGTCCACCCTGCTCGGCATCCAGGCCGACCAGCGCGTCATGCAGACGCTGATCGGCAACTACCTGTCGGTGGTGGACGAAACACTCAAAAGCCACGATATCGAACTGTCCCTGATCACCCTCCACTGGTTCCTGACGCTGTTCGCGAGCGTCGTGCACATGAAGATACTGTTGCGCATCTGGGACTGGTTCTTCTACGACGGGTCGATCGTGCTGTTCCAGCTGACGCTCGGTCTGCTCAAGATAAAGGAACCGAACGTAAAGAATCTGGAAAATTCGGCTCAAATCTTTAACTCGCTGTCGGACCTGCCGGGCGACATAGACGACGTGGAGCATCTGTTTGCGGTGTCGCTCGACGTCGGTGGCTCCCTATCGCCCATGGTCATCGAAACGCATCGCCGGCGCCATCTCGCCTACCTGATGGCCGACCAGGGCGGGCTGGTGGGTAACCCGGAAGCAGCTTCGAACCTGCCGAAGCAACAGCTCGTTCGTCGGCAGATGAAAAAGTCGAAATCCATGCTGCAAACGATCCTGTTCGGCAACGGCACCGATGGGGACGACGAGCTAAAGTGCAAAAACATTCGTACGACCGAGTTGCTGGTGGATTTGCGGGAAGCGATTCTTAAGGTGGCACGCCACTTTCTCGCCATCGAACCAAAGCTGGCGGCACACATTAAGCTGGTGGCGGATTACGGGATGGACAGCCACGCCAAGGACCACGAAAACTATATAAATGTGTCACGGACACGGAGCCGTCGGGCGAAGGCCCTGCACGACTTTGAGCGGCACGATGACGATGAGCTGGGCTTCCGGAAGAACGACATCATCACGATCGTGAGCCAGAAGGACGAGCACTGTTGGGTGGGTGAGTTGAACGGGTTGCGTGGTTGGTTTCCGGCCAAGTTCGTTGAGCTGCTGGACGAGCGCAGCAAGCAGTACAGCTGCGCCGGAGATGATGCGATCTCGGAGACGGTAACGGATCTGGTCCGGGGCACTCTGGCGCCCACGGTCAAGCAGGTGCTCGAGCACGGCATGAAGCGCCCTTCGTTTCTCGGCGGCCCGTGTCATCCGTGGCTATTCATCGAGGAGGCAGCAACGCGCGAGGTCGAGAAGGATTTTGAATCCGTTTACTCGCGCCTGGTGCTGTGCAAAACGTACCGGCTCGATGAGGACGGCAAGGTGCTGACGCCCGAGGAGCTACTGTACCGCTGCGTGCAGTCGGTCAACCAAAGTCACGATGCGGCGCACGCCCAGATGGACGTGAAGCTACGATCGTTGATCTGTCTCGGGCTAAACGAGCAGGTGTTGCACCTATGGCTCGAAGCGCTCTGCAGCTGCACCGAGATCGTGCAGAAGTGGTACCAACCGTGGAGCTTTGTGTATTCGCCCGGCTGGGTGCAGATCAAGTGCGAGCTGCGGCTGCTATCCCAGTTTGCGTTCAACCTCAACCCGAACTGGGAGCTGCCGGCCAAACGGGAAACCGTGCAAAGTCAACCGCTGAAGGACGGTGTGCGGGATATGCTCGTGAAGCACCATCTCTTCTCGTGGGATCTCTAA